In Runella sp. SP2, the genomic window TACACCCCACCCGAATCGGTTTGGGAGGCGGTGGAGGAGGGCCTAAATGAGGCTCCGTTGAAAGAAGCGCTCCAGCACTTGCCCGCGCACGAACCTCCCGCACAGGTATGGTTAGAGCTGGAGGAAACACTCCCCACTGTCCGTCCGCAACAGTGGTGGCGATACGCGGCAGCAGCGGCAATAACGGGCTTGTTGTGTTTTGTTGGGTATATTTTTCTGACCTCCCAATCGGAAGATGTTAAACTTAGCTATTCCCAAGAAAAAGCCCCCCCAACTACCCTGCCAGCTCAAAATGAGGCCCTCGACCAACAATACGAGAAATTACAGGCGTTCTGCGAAACAAAAACACCTGTGTGCGAAAAACCAGAATTTAAGGACTTAAAACACCAACTCGACGAACTCACCATCGCCAGCCGACAACTCAAAGAAGCCTTGGGCGAGTACAACACGGACGCTTCACTTTCGTCACAACTCTCTGATATTGAGCACGAACGAGCGGAACTATTAAAAAAACTGTCGGAACGGATTTGATCATATTACACCAAAAATAGCCATGAAGAATATTTTGCACTTTATCCACAACTTTTCCCCACCTGTTTTTATTCGTTTGGGGTTTCGAGTTTACTGTTTCGGGTTTACTGTTTCGGGTTTATGGTTTTGGGTTTACGGTTTCGGGTTTATGGTTTTGGGTTTTGCCCTTTGCCTTTTGCCCCTTGCCCCTTGCCCTTTACCTATTTCAATTTTGCGGTTTTTCAGTTTTCCATTTAACATTTTGCGGTTTGCCCCTTGCCCCTCGCCCCTTGCCCTTTGCTCTTTACCCCTCGCCCTTTGCCTCTTGCCTTTTGTTTCCTCTGCTCAAACGTTGCAGGTGATTACCAAAACGATAGAGAAAACCTTTGAAGTGCCCCAATACGCAAAGGTGCAGGTGTGGGGCGAGCGGAGCGATATAGAGATAATGACTTGGAATAAAAATGAGATAAAAGCGACCATTGAGCTTACCGCAAAACACCCCACACGCAGCACGGCTGAGAAAGATTTGGAAACCTTGCATTATACCACCGACCAAAAAGGGAAAACGGTGAGTCTGCATAATTTTGTAGTACTGGCCAAAAACGGAAGTAAACCCCAATCCAACCTCAAAGCACGTTTTACGTTGTTTGTACCTGCCAATTGCGCCGTAGAAATTCAAAACAGTTTTGGGAAAATTTCCATCAAAGGGCTACAAACTCAAACCATGCAATTGCAAACAGAATTTTGCACCATCGAACTCCACGATTTGCGTGGAACATTGACGGCCAGAACACAGTTTGGGGCTTTACGAACGGAAAATTTCAATGGGTTATTGAGCATTTTTTCCGAACGAACCGACCTGATTTTACAGCAAATCAAAGGCGAATGTCGCGTACGCGCCCAATATGGAAGCCTTGACATTCAGACGGATAAAGCACAAGTAAAACTCGACGTAGAAACCAAAAACACCGAACTCCGCAACGGCACCGTTGCCAAACAATAAAGCCATGAAAAAAGCATTCCCCCTCCTCTATTCGACACGCTGCCTTCTGCACTCGACACTCCTCTTTGTCATTCTGACCTTAGGAGGAATCTCCACCGCATTTGCCCAAGGGGGCACCGACTCCGTACGCCTCTCCCACTCCGAAGAAACGGGAACACTCGAAAAACAGCGTTTTATCGACCGCTACGATTATGTGTTTATGACTAAAGAGCCGACGAAGTGGATGCTGAAAGGATACGGAAACATCAATAATTTGCTTGCTTATAATCTCTTCCAGAAAGGCTATGTGAAGCGAGTAGTTGATTTTCGACTAGGTGCTGAATACAAGATAAGTCCTTCTTTTTCAATAGGTATTGACGTAACTGGTCTCCCTAGTCGCCCTTTGCTGCCAATAGGGCTCATTGACTACTCGGACTTTTATTCAAGTAGGGCTAATAGTATTGACAGAATTTGGGGAACATCGGCGGAAATACGGTGGTACTACGACATGGCTTCTCGTATCAAAGAAGGCAAAAGCAGCAATAATTTTTCAGGAAACTATATTTCCTTTAACATAGAGAAAGCGTGGCAAAAAGAACTATTACCCTCAAATGGGCTTTCTAGTTCTAACAACAAATGGGACACTGATTATTTTAAACAACAATACCAATCCCAACTAAGTCTGAGTTATGGGATACAACGGCGCTTTTTTAGGTACGGGCTCATTGACATGTCTTTGTCCTTGAACCGACGAACTGACGAACAAATCCACCGAAAATTGACCTTCTTGGACGGAGATAACTCTGTAAAACAACCCGTTGATTGGAACAACATTCAAGAAAGTATTACTTCTGGTTCTCAACACAATTGGTCTATTTCCACCAACTTCAAAGTAGGGGTCGCCCTCGCTGATTTCAAAAAAACGGCACAAGTACCCGCCTGTGACGTATTTCAGTGCCTTGAAAACGAAAGCAGTCTATGGAAATTTAGCTGGCCACAAATCCACCTAAGCCCATCCACGCAAATAGTTATAAGCAGCATTGGGTATGAACAAAAAATCGCCCAATCGCCCTTCTCAATCAACACGTACCTGAACCTGTATGCTTCCAATCGCTCCCAAGAAAATGTAGCACAGTATGACCTTTCAACAGAAACGCATTTTACAAGTAATATCCAAAGCTTGAGTTTAGCCGCGCAGTTACATATTCAACCGCGATGGTACGTGTTCATGAATCGTCAAATGCGCATAGGAAAAGCTGGCAATAATCTATCAGGGCTTTACACTGGGTTGAATAATGTTTTTTTGAGCTCATACGGATACACCAAAAACGACCGATACAAAAACTCATTCGGCAACAGTGCTTTTTTCGTAAACACAGGATTGATGCTAGGCTATCAACGAAAATTATTTAAGAATGGCTTTGTTGACCTAAACCTTACAAAAGGACTATTGGAAAGAACTCCCTATATACTGGGACGAAACAATTTTATTCTTGATTTCAAACTCGGCTTCGCCCTCTAACCTTCCACAGCCATGAAAAAAGCATTCACCCTCCTCTATTCGACACTCGGCCTTCTGCACTCGACACTCCTATTTGTCATTCTGACCCTCTTTTTTGTCATTCCGACCTTAGGAGGAATCTCCACCGCCTTTGCCCAAGAAAGCGCTGACTCCGTACGCATTTCCCACTCCGAAGAAACAGGTACGCTCGAAAAACAGCGTTTTATCGACCGCTACGATT contains:
- a CDS encoding DUF4097 family beta strand repeat-containing protein; translation: MITKTIEKTFEVPQYAKVQVWGERSDIEIMTWNKNEIKATIELTAKHPTRSTAEKDLETLHYTTDQKGKTVSLHNFVVLAKNGSKPQSNLKARFTLFVPANCAVEIQNSFGKISIKGLQTQTMQLQTEFCTIELHDLRGTLTARTQFGALRTENFNGLLSIFSERTDLILQQIKGECRVRAQYGSLDIQTDKAQVKLDVETKNTELRNGTVAKQ